ATTCAAGCACGAGGATGATTGACGTTTATGCAGAGAAAGATCGGCGGCTGTCGTCGTCGATCATGGAAAAGATCGGTTAGAATTTCTTAGGGACGGCCGGTTCGCTACCGGACGATCGGCTTGGCGCGGTGCATGGCTTGCACCTGTAACCACCACCGCCCAAGTCCTTCCCGCTACCTACAGGTGACAGTATGGAAACGCAGGACGACCAGGTTGAGTACGCAACGCACTTTCTTTCAAATGCCAGCGGAGCGTTTGACCAGATGCAGTCGTTTTACTCCAGGTTCACTCACAATGAAGATCGCAGCAACTTAATCGGCAGGGTTGCTGGGCTGTTTCAAAAAAGGGAGGACCCGCGGCACGCAACGTCCTTCGAATTCCGATATGGGGTCTACGAAGACGTGCGTCACATTATTGGTGACGAAGGCTACGACTACCTCTCCGAGAAACTTCAAGTGATAGCCGAGCGGCTCGAAAAGAAAGCGTTGACAATCGAAGATGAAGCGAAGCTGCACTTCACGAAGATGAGACATGCTGCGTTAGACCTCACTCGACTGGTTTTAGGGACCGACTACGAGCGATCCGAACACGGCGTAAAGATCCTGCGGATCATCGAGTTGATCGAGGCTTACTGGGACGCACAAGGCGAACCAGATTGGCGGAAACGTATGCTCGGCTACTTGAACGATTTAGTTGAGTTGCAGGATGCAATTCGCGGAATCGATATCCCTCGCCTCGTGCAATCGCGACGCTCGGAGTTCCCGCCCTTCCGCCGCTATGAGGAAGATACGCCAGTTCGATCGGATAGCCCGCCGGTGCTTCCTGCGGAGGATGAGTCGCCCGGGGATCTAATCTCCATGGATCAAGCGGCGGCGCTAGTGGGGCGAACTAAGCGCACCGTTCAAGGTTGGAACGAAATCGATCCAATGCCGCTGCCAGAAGTCGAGGGGGGTGGAGGCAAACGGCATGAATACAGCTACGCGAAGCTAAAGCCATGGCTGGAGCAGCACTCTGGACGCAAGCTCCCGGACCAATTGCCCGACCTGCGATAGTTTGCATGAAGTGCAAAGCGGCGAAATCCAACGAAAAGCAACGAACCGCCTTTTTACAGTGCTCGCGTCTTTAACGAGAGGCGAACACTATGACCGATTCATTCCTGAACGAGCCAGCCATCACTTTGGCAGAGGCAACGCGACTGCCCCAACTCGCACGCAACGGCCGCCGTCCAAACCCTTCCACGATATTTCGCTGGGCATCCTGCGGGGTCCGGGGCGTCAAGCTTGAGATTCGCCAGGTGGGCGGCAGTAAGTGCACGAGCCGCGAAGCCGTCACGCGATTCATCGCCCGCCTGAGCGGTGACGAGGGTGCCCCCGTCGCTCGCATCAATCCACCCGCAGGCACCGGTGGCGGCGCGGTCGAACTGGAGCTTCAGGCGGCTGGGTTCTAGCCGCTGATTTCCAGTTTGCCCGTCTATATGTGAGAGGGAAGTAAAAAAGGCCGCAGCACCGGGACTCTACTTCGGTGCTACGGCCTGGGACTCCAAATGCATTCTAGCAGTCGCACGCCATCACTGCCAACCACAAAACGCCGCAGCCGTCCCGCAAGGAACGCTGTAGCTAGCGTGCTCGTGTCGTCGCTCAAGCCGTCCGCAACCAACGACTCCCTATACCGCCCGATCGACACCGACGACGCCAACTTTAAGAAGCTGGTGCGCAGCGTCCTGAAGCGCGGACGTGTCATGCAGCCGCTACTGGCGACGCGCGACGGAATCCTAATCAGCGGTCACCGAAGGCTAGCCGCGGCAAAGGTCGCACAGCTTGTCGCGGTGCCGTGCCAGTTCACGGAAAGGGACCGCCAAGATTATAGCGATGCCGAATTTCTTGAGCTGATCCGTGAGCACAACCTGCAAAGGGAAAAGACGCTCGCGGAGCAGCACAACGAGGCGCTGGTAGACGTCGCCCGCGAAGGCACCGCCTACGCCGACCTGCTGGCCGATCGTCAGGAGAAACTAGACAAGTCTGGTTTCTCTTTAATGACGTTCGACATCGTTGGCGAAAAGGTCCGTTCCGAGATATCAAAGGCGCTTCACCCGTTCCTAATTGCGTGCATGCGTGTCATCGACCAGAACCGCGATTTCTGGCCCCTAAGCGTCCGCCAGATTCACTATCGCCTGCTGGGTGAGAACGCCCCGCTAAAGCACGCGAGCAAGCCCGGATCGACGTATGTGAACGATCGCAAGTCTTACCAGGCGCTCAGCGACCTGCTGACGCGCGGCCGCCTCGTTGGTCGAATCCCTTGGCACACCATCAGTGATGAGACACGCGACTTTGAGGGCTGGCCAGTCCATCAGGCAATCGGACCCTACATCACGTCTCAAATGGATCGGTTGTTCACCACCTACTGGCGTGACCGCCTGCAAAGTCAGCCGCATCACGTCGAAGTCATCGGTGAGAAAAATACGGTTAAGACGATCGTGAGTTCCGTTTGCCGTGAATACACCGTGCCCTACTCGATCGGCCGCGGCTACTGCAGCATCCCGCCACGCTACGAGATGGCCCAACGCTTCCGACGAAGCGGCAAAGACCGCCTAATCGTGCTGATCCTCAGCGACTTGGACCCGGACGGTTCGGAAATCGCGCAGAGCTTCGCCCGGTCGATGCGCGACGACTTCAACATCGCAAACATTGAACCGATAAAGGTGGCGCTGACGCCCGAGCAGATCGACCAGTACGACCTGCCGCCGAAGATGGTGGCCAAACCAACGTCTAGCAACTACGCCAAGTTCGTCGCGGCTCACGGGCAACACGTATTCGAGCTTGAGGCTCTGGAGGCGTCGCAGTTGCAGGACGTATTGCGCGATGCAATCAACCGGGTGCTCGATATTGATCTTTACAACCGCGAAGTCGAAGCCGAGGCCAGAGACGCGGATTACCTGAAGGCATGCCGGCTAACGCTCATCAAGGCCGCGCAGCAGATGGGAATACGCGGCCTGTCAGCATGAGCTTCCCGCCCCCGCTGGCGAATAGCTGGCGCGAGGCGGTTTAACAAGCACCTTCGGTCGCCCGCCTGACACGCGGCCGAGGGGATCACAAAAGTACCTGCGGGTACGAGGTTGATGGCTTAGCCTGTTCGCGAAAAGCCAGATGTGAGGCGTAGCCGGTCGAACCGGGCATGACGTTACAGACATCGGGAGCTAACCCCTACCCGGTGCCGGTGGCTGCTATGTGAATCCCCTCAATCGTCGGCTGTGCCCGTGGTGGCGTCGGACGGTCAGGGATTGGTTCACATGACCACCGCGCTCGACTCGACCGAAGCGGCCCGCCCTCGTCAGCGGCGAAATGGTGAAAGATCGAGGAACACACACGCGTACCGAGTTCCAGGCTCATACTGCACCGTCCCCTGTGTCAACGCACAGGGGTCACTCCGCAACCCGTTTCCTTCTCACCTGCTGTTTGGTGCTGACGGTGCTTAGTGCTGTCTTTCCTGTCTGAGCGTAGCGAGGTGGCCTGATGAGGGCACTGTACCCGGTGCCTGAAGATGGCCATGTATTGAGCGCTTTATTGTACGATCAGAGAACTAACAGCTAATCGAGCGCGTACTATTAGAGGGTGACCGTGCTGAACTGTGCTGATCTAGATCATGCGTCTGAAGCGATGATGCCAAGGGGGTGCGCACCTGCGCTACCTGCCAAAGTTATCCACAAAATCGGGCCGCCCGCGGCGCCGGAACCGCCACATTCACGCCCGCTTTCACCAAAAACCCCTGCTTTTCGGCCAAAAAGAGCCGGCGCCTGCCCTACCGACCGGTTCCGCAACCCATCTGCGGGCTGTCTGGTGCCGAGTGCATCGGGGAAGCAACCGGGAAGCGATGGGAAAGCACCTGAGAAGCAACCGAGAAGCACCCACCACACAGGAGCGACGAATGGGTAACAACGGTCCTAATGTCAGAGAGACGAATCGAAAGTGGCTCACGCTGCCCGCGCGCATCGGTGCCCGCGATGCGGAAGAGATCGGGGCGAACCTTGCCACCATGGCCGACCCCGAGTGCCGCACACTCTACTCCGAGAGCGACCTGCTGCGGATCGAGGACGAGCTGCCAGAGCTACAGGACCAGGTGCGATACGCCAGGATCATCCATCACGCGCGGGGCGTGAAGCCCGAGGCGCGACATTATCGCCGGGCCTGCACCTGCACCGATGCGATTCAGGCAGACTACGAGCCGTCGCACGGACCTTACCCGCTGATCATCCCGCCGATGGCGCACGTCGAATGCGACGCGCACGGCCAGCCCTACTCGATCAATGGGATGCACGTCACCCAGCGGATCCACACGCCGCCGGCGGCGCTGGCCGATTGGGACCGGCGATACAACGAACTGGCCAAGGCCCGGAAGTCGACGCCACCGCGAGACGAGTATGAGTTCGTGCCGATCGTGCTGACCGACTACATCGACGAGCTGCCGGTGCACAGCGACCCCGAACCGCGGCCGGCGCGTGGCGTGGAGTGGCGCACGCCGTACGCTGCCACGCTGCCCCCGTCGCTCCGCAACATCCACCTGCGGTACGAGCCGACGTTCGCCGGAATGACGGGCCAGCCGTTGCCGCAACCCGGCCGGCTGCGCATCTTCGACACCTACCGCGCCCAGTGGGAACGCGAGTGCGAACGCTTGGGAGTGGACGTCACGCCCTATTGGTTCATCAAGGGACGCTGGCTGTTCAGTCTCGATACGACGCCAAGCGCCGTCTTCAATCGTCGTGGTCTCCGTCGTCAGCGCCGCCCACGGGGGCAGGCGATCCCGGCGAGCTGGTCGAGTTGGGAACCACCGCGCAGAGATCGCCCCGAATACCCGCACGGGCGAATGGACCTCAACGGCCTCTGGCGAATCGACCGTAGGAAGGTCGCCTCCATTTTCCTACGCATCACGCGACCGCAGCACGAGTGCGCGACGCTCTACTTCCACGAGGGCTACACGATCGCCGAGGTGGCGCGTGCCAGGAACTGCGCGGTCAGCACCGTTCACGAACTGATCGAGCGAGTCCGAGAGGAATTCCGCAGGGAGGAACTGCCGGACCCGAAGCCCAACTCGCTGTCCCCCACCGAATCGGGCTGGGAATCCGGTTACGTGCTGGTGAGTGCTCGCACCGCCTACGAGGATGAGGTGCGCCGCGGGTTCAAGCCGCCCCGCAAAGGTGCTGACGTGAATCCGTTCGCGCCCCGCGACAAAAATAAAATTGCGTAAGTTGTCGCCCCCACATCATTTGCACGGGATCCGACCACTCCGAATCGGTAAATAACCGAATTTCCCGTCCGTACTTGTAAGGGGAAGCAAGTGAAAATTGAAAGCCGCCGGTTGTGCTGACCGACGGTTCATAGGGGGGGGGTACTTCCGGGGTGCCTTCCCCCCAGAATCCCGAAATCCCGAAATCTGAAACACCCACAACCCATCGCACGACGAAGCCCGACAGGGCTTTCTGTCGTTGCGCCACACACCCCGAAGGAGAACGAATGCGAAAGCTAAGGCGAAAGAACGTGCCACCGGAGCGGCAACCGTACTTTGATGAGGCGATGAACTGTTACCGCGTCCCATTGACCAATGGTCGCACAGCGACAATCGACGCTGAAGACGTCGAACGGGTGTCGCAGTTCCTATGGCGATGGAGGCCGCACAAGTCGCTGGCCAATGGGCAAGCGGAGCACCGCCTGTACGTGTCGCGCACCGAGTACACAAACGTGCGGCTGAGTCGATTCATCCTCGGTGTCAGTGACGACGTTCGGTTCATCAACCACATCAACGACGACTCGCTCGACTACCGAAAAGCGAACCTGCGGACATTCACGCGAGAGGAGTCGTCCCGACACTTCAAGAAGATGAAGAAGAACCGCTTTGGTGACACGCCAAGCAGCCGCTTCAAGGGCGTTTCGCGGTTCCAAGACACTGGTAAATGGATCGCCCAAATCCGAAAGGACGGGGTGAACTATTACCTTGGCCTATTCACAGACGAAGAGGCCGCGGCCCGAGCGTACGATGCCAGCGCGTTGGAGAAGTTCGGCCACGCGGCGCGCATCAACTTTGCCATCCCACTGACCCAGGAGGCCGCATGAATCTGAGCTTGAACCTTGGCTATTGGACCGCCGAGTTGGACGACGCCGACGCCGGGATCATCTCAGGCTACGCGTGGCGACGCACGCGATGCAACAAGAAGGGCCGGCCGCGCGTCGAAGCATTCCGATTAGATGGGACGCGCGTATACCTCGAACGCCTGTTGCTTGGATTGGTTGACGACGGCCAATTCTACGTGAAGTTCCTGAACGGAAACCGACTGGATTTCCGCCGGGCAAACCTACAGGTGATGCACGTCGTCGATCACCTCGTGAGCCAGCCTAAGCTGCGATACCACGACCCCAACCGCCAGCCCACCAGCGAGTACAAGGGCGTGCATTGGGCCTCCACCAAATGCGATGGCCGCTGGTGCGCCAAGATCCGCTACGAGGGCACGCAACGGCTAATTGGGTGGTTCAAGGACGAGGTTAAAGCCGCTAAAGCGTACGACCGCCGCGCCGCCGAACTTTACGGCGCTGAAGCCTACTTGAACTTCCCCCAGGAGGTGCCCACCGCCAGGCGTCTAACCCCTACACATCCTCGCAACGTGACCAAAGTTTCACCCAAGGAACCATGGAACGATATATCCGTCCGAAACGACGCGCCAAGCGTCTGAAGCCGTTGACCGATGCGCAGTCCGCGCGGCAACTCACCTGCTACCGCCCCGCCGGCTGTGAACACGTTCGCACCGACGTGCTGATCGTCACCGACCGCTACATCGCCCGAGCCGCGAAGGCCGAGAGCCCCACAGCCAACCGAGTGGCGCTGTTGAACGCGCTGGCCCGATGCTGCGGACCTTGTTCACCCACTGGCTGCAACCCGACGCAGCACCGCTTCGCCCTTGAACGCTTCGACGCCGCAACGGCTTGGAAGCGCACGCAGAAGACGCCCCGCCGCCGCATCGCCGCCTGATCATTTCCATTATCGCGGTATTGATAGAGGGGGGCCATATTCGCGGCCCGCCCGTTCGACCTTTTTCCCATTTCGCCCAATAGCCGCTGGCCCAGCCAGCAGGAGCACGCCCATTCCACGCGCATCAACCGTACGCAAGCAACGTCTTTCCAATAACCGCCTCTATGTAGAGGGACTGACCAAAGCACTGACCGTGAAGGAACGTGCCGCGCTCGCCGAAGTCCTGCAAGGCAACCAGAGCACGGAGGAGATCGGCCAGGCCATCGGACTGAGCGGACGAATGGTGCGATACCAGACGGCCGCCGCGATGAAGAAGCTGGCTGCGAAAGGGATCGACGCCACGAGCCCGCAGAGAGGAAGACCGAGAGTGCCATGGATGGTGTCGATCGACCCCACCGACATCTGCAACCTGTCGACGAGAACGAACAGCGAGGGACAGACGGTCGGACGATGGGAAGGTGACGACGAGCCGAAGGAAGCCGAGCCGTTAGACGACGGTGAACGTGCGACCGAACCAACGAACGCACCGCTGGTGACAGGATGCCAACGGTGCAAGACCGGCAAACGCCGGATCGGCGATCGCTACTGCAAGAAATGCACGAAGGCCGTGATGAAGGAAATGCGACAGAACGGTTACCTGACTTAGAGAGAGTTTCCTTGGGGCCGGGCGCGGTGGCTTTCGACCAACGAACCACCGCCCGGTTTTTTGAACTGCACCACACACACAGACAGAGAGACAGAACCATGACAACCGTAATACCTAAAGACCTCGCGCACGGGATCATCAACCGACTCATTGACCGGCCGAACGTCGAAGTCATCGGCTGCGAATCCGAGTTGTCGGAATGCGAGCTTACGCCGGACCTCACCACCAACACCCGTCGATACGCACCAGGCGACACGATCGCCGTCACCATCACGCTGCGCTACACGGATTGGGTGAAACCGGCAGACGCGATAGACGAGCCGACCGACCTGCGTCGTGTCTACCACCAGCTAAAGAAGGTCGCACACCCAGCACGTAAGGCCGCTGAAGCAATCGACAAACTTCTCACCGGTGGTGTGCTGGTGGAATCCGTGGAGATCACCAAGGACCGCGACAAAGCGTCATAGCTTTCAGTGGGGGCCGAAACCTGAGCCGGGGGCTTCGCTCACAAAAAAACAGACCCCCAGACCCGTACCGAATGCCGAAGTCTTGAACATTTTTTAGACCGTCTGACCAAGGGGGGCTATCCCCCGCACCAATGCCCGACCCCTTCGCCAACATCCCGACGCTCGACGCCGCCGACCTGACCGACATCTGCGAGATCGACGGCTTGGGCGAGCCGTTCGACGACGCGCCGGACTTCGACCCCGAGTTAAACCCGGAGGTCGACGCCACGGCCCGGCTGGACGACGCGCACCTGCACATGCAGACGCCGAGGCGCAGGCTGTTCATCGACTACCGCCCCGACCCCGACGCGCTGCTGCACCTGAAGACGTTGCCGACCGAGGGGCAGACGTTGCACGGCGTGATCTGCCAGAAGTACGCCGCATGGGATCTGGTGCCGGCGCTGATCGGTCGCACCGGTCGCAACATCGACGAGCTGTACATCGCCACGCTGAGCTACGGCGCGGGCAACGCCAAGGAACTGCTGGCGCTGCTGGACGAGGGCCGAATCAAGCGGTGCAGCCTGATCGTCAGCCACTATTTCAAAGCGCAGAACCGCCAACTTTATGACTCGCTCGTGCCGCCCCTGCTGGAACGTGGTCACCGTGTCATCGCGATGCGCAATCACAGCAAGCTGCTGTTGATGCAGACCGCGGGCGCTGGAAGTTTCGTGGTGGAAGGTTCGGCCAACCTTCGCAGTTGTAAGAACGTCGAGCAGTTCTGCCTGACCCGTTGCCGCCAGTTGTACCGCTTTCACCGCGGCTGGATCGAGCGGGAACTGTTCGCCCGTCGCGAGGAAGGGAAGACCAATGACTAAGACCAATCGCCCGCCCGCCCCGGAAGAGATCGACGGCGAAGCGCTGCTGGAGTGGGAGCGGGTTTGCAACGAACTGGAATCGTTGAACCAGCTTCAGGCCACCGACCGCGCCATCCTCGTGCTGTATGTCGAGACATGGCAGACCTGGCGACGGGCGACGGCCGGCGTGAACAAGCACGGTGCCGTTATCCGCTACCCGAACAAGACCGTGGGGCCGAGCCCCTTCTACAACGTGGCGAAGGACTGTGCCAAGCAACTGCGCGGCCTGCTGGCCGACCTGGGACTTAACCCCGCCGTGCGGCTGAGCAACGCTGGCACCAATCCCGCCGACGAGCCCGAGCCGGACTTCACCGCCTAACCGAGAGGATGCCCAGCCACCCCTGCAAATGGCCGACGTGTGACGAGTACGTTTCCCGTGCTGGCGAATACTGCCCCGACCACGCCGAGCAGGGCCGCGAGGTTCGGGCCGAACGGTCATCGTTCTACGACCAGCACCTGCGCGACCCCGACGCCAAGCGGTTCTACGCATCGGCCGCGTGGCAACATGCCAGAGCCCGCAAGCTGGCCACGAACCCCACATGCGAGTTTGAAGGGTGCGCGCGTTTCGCTCAGCACGTTCACCATCGCAAGCCGCTGAAGGATTGCACGACGTCCGAGCGAGTCTGGCAACCGAACCTCGAATCGCTCTGCCCACGCCACCACAACGAGCGAGAGGCCCAAGTCAAACGGAGATCCCAATGAACCCCACCACCACCGCGCGCAAGCCGCGCCTGCTGCGGAAGACCAACACCAATGGCTATCTGATGCTGCGCCGACCGTCGCACCCGATGGTCACGCGCAACGGCTACGCCTACGCCCACCGCGTCGTTCTCTTCGACCGGATCGGCCCCGGCCAGCACAAGTGCAACTGGTGCCCGCGCATCGTCACATGGGCGCACCGCTGGCCGCTGCAACCCGACAGCCTCACGGTCGATCACGTCGATTCCGCCAAGGCCAACAACGACGACGCCAACCTCGTGCCCTCGTGCCCGTCCTGCAACTCGCGACGGGCAGCGGCACGCCGGGCGGCGATCAAACGCTTGATGGGGAGGCTGGCGGCTTGAAGCGGCTTGAACTGAAGGAAGACGCCGAATTCTACTACGACGAAGCCGCGGCGATGGCCCCGGTTCGGTTCGCGGAGAAGTTCTTGCGCCACTACGAAGGGCAATGGGCGGGCCAGCCGTTCACGCTCATGGATTGGCAGCGCGACGAGGTGATCAAACCCCTCTTCGGCTGGAAGCGCCGGAAGGATGGCCGCCGCCGGTTCCGCGAACTGTGGTTGCTGACCGCCAAGGGAGCGGGCAAGACACCGCTGCTGGCGCTCGTGGGCATGTTCATGCTGCTGGCAGATGGGGAGGAAGCGCCGCACATCATCAGCAGCGCCACGGACGTGCCGCAGGCCCGGCTCACGTTCGACGCCGCCAAGAAGTACATCGCCGCCAACCGGACGCTGGAACGCGCCTGCCGTAGTCTGCAACACGAGATCAAGGGACCGAAGAACGCGAAGTGGGAGGCGGTGAGCGGATCGGCGGAAGGCCGACACGGTTACCGCCCCACCTGCCTGCTGATGGACGAGGCGCACGAGTGGCCGAATGGTGCGCTCTACAAGAACCTGACCGCCAATATGTTCAAGCGGCCCAACTCGCTGACGTTGGTGACGACCAACGCCGGTCCCAGCCGCACCTGCTTCGCGTGGTCCCTGCACGAGCGTGCCTTGGCGGTCCTGAACGGCACGAGCGACAACACGAAGCTACTGCCGGTGATCTACGAGACGCCGGAAGACATGGATTGGACGACCGAGGCCGCGGCGAAGGTCGCCAACCCTTCCATCGGCCACCTCGTTCAGTTTGAAGACCTCGCCACCGAACTGAGCGACGCGAAGCTGAGCGACGACGCCGAGGCCCGGTATCGTCGGCTGTACCTGTCGCAGTGGCAAAAGACGGGTGAGGGCCGCTGGCTGAGCATGGCATTGTGGGACGCGTGCGAGACGGTCGACGCGCTGACCATCCCGACCGACGCCGCGCTATTCGTGGGGCTCGACCTGAGCCTGGGCGACGACCTTTGCGCCGTCGCGTTCGTCTGGGCGACGCCCGAACGGTTCTACCTCGACTCCCATTTCTGGACGCCCAAGGCCACCGCTGAGGGGTACGAGGCATCGCACGGCGTGCCGTACCAGAAGTGGGCGAACGACGGGCATATCACGCTGGTGGACGAGCTGACCATCAGCGGCGCGGTGCACGACCGGATCGCCGCCTACATCGTGGAGCGTGCGAAGGGTCACAAGGTCCGGGCGATCTGCTTCGACCGCGCCCACGCCCTGCACACAGTCAAGGCGCTGGAGGCCGCGGGATTGCGGGCGGTGCCGATCGGCCAGGGCTACGAGGTGTCGCCCGGCTGCTTCGAGCTGGAACGCCGCATCAAGGAATCGACCGTCACCATCCGCGCCAACGGCGTGCTGCGGTTCTGCGCGACGAACGCCGAAATCTACGAGGACCAGCGCGGCAACATCTACCCGATCAAGCCGGGGGCCAAGGGCAAGTTCAAGGGCACCAAGCACCTGAAGATCGACGGCATATCCGCCGCGGCCAACGCCTTCAAAGAAGCAAAGCGTCACACGTTCCCCAAAGTCCGAACCATCTTCAAAGGACCCAGAGTCATATGAACCTCGCACCCGAAGCATTGGAAGTGATCAACATGGGCGGCAGCTACGAGGGCGGGATCATCCCCCCGGCGCTGATCAACGCTTACTCCGCGATGGCCATCACCCCCTACTGGCGGGCGATGAACTTTCTGGCCACGAACCTTGCGGCGTTCCCGCGGTCGGTGCGCCAGAACGGCAACCGGATGGACGACGCCGAGCCGCACCCGCTGGCGAAGCTGCTGCGCCGCAAGCCCAACGGCTACCAGACGCCGCAAGTGATGTGGCGGACGTTCTACTACCACGCCGCCAACAAGGGCAACGGCTATCTGTGGATCGAACGGGACGCCGCGACGTTCAAGCCGATCGGCCTGCACAACCTGTTGCCCGAGGACGTCCACCCAATCCGGTACATCCACGAGGGCGAGAAGACGCCAACGCAATACTACCTCGTGCGATCGACCAAGACCGTGCTGAGCGGGGCCGACGTCATCCACATTCAGGCGCTGGGGCACGACGGGCATTGCGGCACGAACCCCGTGGAGCAGCACGAGGCGACGTTTCAGCAGGCCATGGCGCTCGACCGGTTCCAAACCCGTTTCCTGCAAAAGGGCACGATGATCCGGGCGGCCATCGAGTTGCCCGAGGCGGTCGGGGCCGACGATGACCTCGTGGACGAGATCCAAGAGACGATGCGCCGCTACTTCCGCGGTGCCGATGCCGAGCGCGATATCGTCGTGCTGCCCAACGGCGCGAAGCTGAACAACGCCACGCTATCGCCGGCCGACAGCCAGCTTGCCGAGCAGGGGGCGGTACTGACGAAGAAGATCGCCCAGATTACAGGCGTCCCGCCCCACTTCCTCTACGAGTTCAAGGATGCCAAATACAACAACCTGACCGAGCAGATGGGCCAGGACGTAGTGCGCTACACGTTCCTGCCGTGGATTCAGCAGACCGAGGAAGAGCTGACCGCCAAGCTGCTGACCGACGACGAGCTTGACGAGGGCTACGCGATCCACCTGAACCCCGACGCCCTGCTGCGCGGATCGTCCAAGGAGCAGATGGAAGTCGTCACCCTTGGCGTCAAGTCGGGCATCTACACCGAGAACGAGGGCCGCGGGCTGATCGGGATGCCCGCCGTGGCCGACGCCAGCGCCAACCAACTCAAGCGGCTGGGCGACACCGCGCCCCCGCCGGCCGCTGGCGACGCGGAAGCCGAGTGACCATTTCCATTATCCCTGTCTCATTAGGGGACCACTATGAAAAACGAAGCGCTGAAGTTCTACACCATCGACACGCAGTTCGCCGTCGCATCGACCGAGGGCAAGCCGACGACCCTCACGGGCTATGCGATCGTCTACAACGCGCTATCGGACGACCGCGGCGGCTACCGCGTGCGGATCAAGCCCGGTTCGGTGTCGTTCGCCAAGGAGGTGCAGGCGCTGTACTACCACGCCCACCCCGAAGTTCTGGGCACGACCGCCAACGGGTCGCTGCGCCTCACGTCCGACACGTTCGGCGTGAAGGTGGAGATCGACCTGCCCGACACCCAGCGCGCCCGCGACGTGGCCGAGCTGGTGGGCAAGCGGTACGTCACCGGGATGAGCTTCGCCATGGTGAGCACGCCCAAGGGCACGTTCACCACCGAGGGCGGGCAACGCATCCTCAACGCCGAGGCGTTCACCATCGACGAGGTGACCGTGACCGGCATTCCCGCGTTCGTTCAATCCAACATCACGGTGAAGACGGACGACGACGCCCGATTCGCCAGCCGCCGGGCCGACGCCCTGCGCCTCGATCAATTCAAACTCGACCTGTACCGGCTACCGGGCGCGTTGCCTGCCGCCGTCTAACCCTAGCGCCCCATAGTCGGGCCAGAAAGAGATTGTCCATGGACA
This region of Tepidisphaeraceae bacterium genomic DNA includes:
- a CDS encoding DUF1580 domain-containing protein — its product is MTDSFLNEPAITLAEATRLPQLARNGRRPNPSTIFRWASCGVRGVKLEIRQVGGSKCTSREAVTRFIARLSGDEGAPVARINPPAGTGGGAVELELQAAGF
- a CDS encoding ParB/RepB/Spo0J family partition protein, which translates into the protein MLVSSLKPSATNDSLYRPIDTDDANFKKLVRSVLKRGRVMQPLLATRDGILISGHRRLAAAKVAQLVAVPCQFTERDRQDYSDAEFLELIREHNLQREKTLAEQHNEALVDVAREGTAYADLLADRQEKLDKSGFSLMTFDIVGEKVRSEISKALHPFLIACMRVIDQNRDFWPLSVRQIHYRLLGENAPLKHASKPGSTYVNDRKSYQALSDLLTRGRLVGRIPWHTISDETRDFEGWPVHQAIGPYITSQMDRLFTTYWRDRLQSQPHHVEVIGEKNTVKTIVSSVCREYTVPYSIGRGYCSIPPRYEMAQRFRRSGKDRLIVLILSDLDPDGSEIAQSFARSMRDDFNIANIEPIKVALTPEQIDQYDLPPKMVAKPTSSNYAKFVAAHGQHVFELEALEASQLQDVLRDAINRVLDIDLYNREVEAEARDADYLKACRLTLIKAAQQMGIRGLSA
- a CDS encoding AP2 domain-containing protein; translated protein: MRKLRRKNVPPERQPYFDEAMNCYRVPLTNGRTATIDAEDVERVSQFLWRWRPHKSLANGQAEHRLYVSRTEYTNVRLSRFILGVSDDVRFINHINDDSLDYRKANLRTFTREESSRHFKKMKKNRFGDTPSSRFKGVSRFQDTGKWIAQIRKDGVNYYLGLFTDEEAAARAYDASALEKFGHAARINFAIPLTQEAA
- a CDS encoding phage terminase small subunit P27 family gives rise to the protein MTKTNRPPAPEEIDGEALLEWERVCNELESLNQLQATDRAILVLYVETWQTWRRATAGVNKHGAVIRYPNKTVGPSPFYNVAKDCAKQLRGLLADLGLNPAVRLSNAGTNPADEPEPDFTA
- a CDS encoding HNH endonuclease signature motif containing protein; its protein translation is MNPTTTARKPRLLRKTNTNGYLMLRRPSHPMVTRNGYAYAHRVVLFDRIGPGQHKCNWCPRIVTWAHRWPLQPDSLTVDHVDSAKANNDDANLVPSCPSCNSRRAAARRAAIKRLMGRLAA
- a CDS encoding terminase large subunit; this encodes MPVLQLATGSGTPGGDQTLDGEAGGLKRLELKEDAEFYYDEAAAMAPVRFAEKFLRHYEGQWAGQPFTLMDWQRDEVIKPLFGWKRRKDGRRRFRELWLLTAKGAGKTPLLALVGMFMLLADGEEAPHIISSATDVPQARLTFDAAKKYIAANRTLERACRSLQHEIKGPKNAKWEAVSGSAEGRHGYRPTCLLMDEAHEWPNGALYKNLTANMFKRPNSLTLVTTNAGPSRTCFAWSLHERALAVLNGTSDNTKLLPVIYETPEDMDWTTEAAAKVANPSIGHLVQFEDLATELSDAKLSDDAEARYRRLYLSQWQKTGEGRWLSMALWDACETVDALTIPTDAALFVGLDLSLGDDLCAVAFVWATPERFYLDSHFWTPKATAEGYEASHGVPYQKWANDGHITLVDELTISGAVHDRIAAYIVERAKGHKVRAICFDRAHALHTVKALEAAGLRAVPIGQGYEVSPGCFELERRIKESTVTIRANGVLRFCATNAEIYEDQRGNIYPIKPGAKGKFKGTKHLKIDGISAAANAFKEAKRHTFPKVRTIFKGPRVI
- a CDS encoding phage portal protein produces the protein MNLAPEALEVINMGGSYEGGIIPPALINAYSAMAITPYWRAMNFLATNLAAFPRSVRQNGNRMDDAEPHPLAKLLRRKPNGYQTPQVMWRTFYYHAANKGNGYLWIERDAATFKPIGLHNLLPEDVHPIRYIHEGEKTPTQYYLVRSTKTVLSGADVIHIQALGHDGHCGTNPVEQHEATFQQAMALDRFQTRFLQKGTMIRAAIELPEAVGADDDLVDEIQETMRRYFRGADAERDIVVLPNGAKLNNATLSPADSQLAEQGAVLTKKIAQITGVPPHFLYEFKDAKYNNLTEQMGQDVVRYTFLPWIQQTEEELTAKLLTDDELDEGYAIHLNPDALLRGSSKEQMEVVTLGVKSGIYTENEGRGLIGMPAVADASANQLKRLGDTAPPPAAGDAEAE